A window of Blautia argi genomic DNA:
AGGGTGGACAAACTGCGATTACAAATGACCCGGAACAAAGACCTGTCTTTACAATTTCCGACAGTATTGCTTCTTCTTTGGTGAATGCAGGACTGAGCTTTTTCCTGACAACTATGCTGGCACCAAAATATGAGGGCGGACTTTTAAATCCTGTTGTATGGCAGAAGATCGTGTTTATTGCAGTAGGAATTCAGATATTTTTTACTGTGCTTGCTATCTTGGGAATTTGGGAAAAAGACAGAACAGAATACTTTGGTTTTGGTCAGAAGAATGATGCTAAATTTTCCTTTAAAGAATTCGGAAGGATTCTGGTTGGAAACAAAGGACTTCGCTATCTTATGATTTCTGCAAATACAGAGAAAATCGGCTGGATGATTTACAATTCTACAGTAGTATATTTTTATGCCAATATTCTGGTAAACAGTTCCTTGCAGGGAACACTGGCAACAGCAGCAATTATTCCTACGATTCTCGCATCTACAGTAGGACCGATTATTGCCAGAAAGAAAGGCATGAAAAAAATTTATGTGATTTCCAATGTATGTTCTTTAATCTGCATTGGTGGAATTTTGCTTTTACGTCCAGATGCAAATTACGGAATGCCACTGCTGATTATGATTATGCTGGAAAGAGCAGCAGCAACAGTATCGGTTTATTTGTCAAATCCGATGATTGCAGATTGTGCAGATTATGAATTGTACAGAACCGGAAGATATATTCCGGGAATGGTAGGAAGCCTCTTTTCCTTTGCAGATAAATTTGTTTCTTCTTTGAGTACCTTCATTTTAGGAGTAGCTCTTGCCATTGCCGGATATGGGGATAAGGTTATCACACCAAATGTTCCGGCAGAAGGAACCCTAAGGACAACCCTGTTAATCTGTATGTTTGTGATTCCGGCGGTGTGTCATGTGGTTTCCCTGATTTCGATGAAATTCTATCCACTGGACGGAAAAACCATGATGAAGGTTCAGATTGAAAATGCCCAAAAGAGGCACCAGGCTAAAAACTAAGCAGTTACATGAAAATACAGGAGGAAAAATCATGTCTATTTTAAATGAAATTTCAGAATATTTACAAAAAGGAAGAGCCAAGAATGTAAAAGCATTGGTACAGCAGGCTTTGGAAGAAGGAGTAAATCCAAAAGATATTTTAAATGAAGGTTTGCTTTCAGGAATGACAGTTATCGGAGGAAGATTTAAAAGAAATGAAGTATTTGTACCAGAGGTGCTGGTAGCAGCCAGAGCTTTGAATGCAGGGCTGTCTATTTTGGAACCAA
This region includes:
- a CDS encoding MFS transporter, encoding MENNKKDINRAKLWQVVFFSFNNSATNTNLAMMAFFMVFTQNILGMASVLVGGIATGMRVFDALTDPIVGFLIDKTDGKFGKYRPYMVIGSVIMNVSMIAIFFCPSTLPSVAKLIYIIGFYALYVIGYTCQTCVTKGGQTAITNDPEQRPVFTISDSIASSLVNAGLSFFLTTMLAPKYEGGLLNPVVWQKIVFIAVGIQIFFTVLAILGIWEKDRTEYFGFGQKNDAKFSFKEFGRILVGNKGLRYLMISANTEKIGWMIYNSTVVYFYANILVNSSLQGTLATAAIIPTILASTVGPIIARKKGMKKIYVISNVCSLICIGGILLLRPDANYGMPLLIMIMLERAAATVSVYLSNPMIADCADYELYRTGRYIPGMVGSLFSFADKFVSSLSTFILGVALAIAGYGDKVITPNVPAEGTLRTTLLICMFVIPAVCHVVSLISMKFYPLDGKTMMKVQIENAQKRHQAKN